In a genomic window of Helianthus annuus cultivar XRQ/B chromosome 10, HanXRQr2.0-SUNRISE, whole genome shotgun sequence:
- the LOC110884881 gene encoding reticulon-like protein B11 encodes MGELGRISVYDALGGGAVADTLLWRKCYGGVMLLIGSTVMWFLFERAGYNFLAFVANTLLLLVVILFFWAKSASLLNRPLPPIPDLDISEESVLVAADEMRVWVNKGLATLHEIAVDGNLRTLLLVAVGLWLISFIGSLFNFLTLVYIGVLVSLSVPLLYDTFQPQIDEKLIVVHKNMSVVFKKVDLILQNIPVSQKKQKKTE; translated from the exons ATGGGCGAACTCGGTCGAATCTCCGTCTACGACGCTCTCGGAGGTGGCGCAG TTGCGGATACGTTGCTATGGAGGAAATGTTACGGAGGAGTTATGCTGTTAATTGGTTCAACTGTCATGTGGTTTCTGTTCGAACGAGCAGGATATAACTTTTTAGCATTTGTTGCTAATACTTTGTTGCTTTTGGTTGTTATTCTGTTTTTTTGGGCCAAATCTGCGTCTCTTTTGAATAG ACCTTTGCCTCCGATTCCGGATTTGGATATATCTGAAGAATCTGTTCTTGTTGCTGCGGATGAGATGCGAGTTTGGGTTAATAAGGGTTTAGCAACCTTACATGAAATTGCGGTTGATGGGAACTTGAGAACTTTATTATTG GTTGCTGTTGGATTATGGTTGATTTCTTTTATTGGTAGTTTGTTTAACTTTCTTACACTGGTTTATATTG GGGTGCTTGTTAGTTTGTCGGTTCCTTTGCTATACGACACATTCCAGCCTCAAATTGATGAAAAGTTGATAGTTGTGCACAAGAACATGAGCGTGGTATTCAAGAAAGTCGATCTCATATTGCAAAACATTCCAGTGTCTCAAAAGAAGCAAAAGAAGACCGAATAG
- the LOC110884880 gene encoding protein TIC 21, chloroplastic isoform X1: protein MQTFLLPAGRCGSTLRWTPLTVNKPSLSNLHRPHSALNSTHSSPLSFTLFSHHIIHPYQIRNPNHLPSAAFNSASEVSDKAKLTQVAKRLESTSRYFKRLGSLGFWGQLVCTIVAAVILSFSVVITGKITSPATFYATAGGIVAAFLSVFWSFGYIRLSDRLRKTANDPSKAPPRADVVKSLRNGVALNLLGMGAAILGMQATVGLLVAKALTTSANPYYKGISPGSSPVLALDIFLVQASANTILSHFLGLVSSLELLRFVTVPPSDSIAVSGAA from the exons ATGCAAACTTTTCTACTGCCGGCAGGTCGTTGTGGCAGTACACTCCGGTGGACGCCGTTGACAGTAAACAAACCCTCACTATCCAACCTCCACCGACCTCATTCCGCCCTCAATTCTACTCATTCATCGCCGCTTTCCTTTACACTATTTTCGCACCACATTATTCATCCATATCAaatcagaaaccctaatcatctccCTTCGGCTGCCTTCAATTCCGCCAGTGAAGTTTCCGACAAAGCAAAACTTACTCAG GTTGCAAAGAGATTAGAGAGTACTTCAAGGTATTTCAAGAGATTGGGTAGCCTAGGGTTTTGGGGACAGCTTGTGTGTACAATTGTAGCTGCGGTCATTCTTTCGTTTTCGGTTGTGATCACTGGGAAAATCACATCGCCAGCTACATTCTATGCTACTGCTGGTGGTATTGTGGCTGCTTTCCTCTCGGTTTTCTGGTCTTTTGGGTATATTCGTCTTTCTGATAGGCTTCGGAAGACCGCCAATGACCCTTCAAAG GCTCCTCCGCGCGCTGATGTTGTAAAGAGCTTGAGAAATGGGGTAGCCCTGAATCTTTTGGGTATGGGGGCTGCCATTCTCGGGATGCAAGCCACCGTCGGACTACTAGTGGCTAAGGCCCTCACCACCTCAGCTAACCCTTATTACAAGGGTATATCTCCCGGGAGTAGCCCTGTTCTTGCTTTGGATATTTTCTTGGTCCAG GCGAGTGCAAACACGATCCTGTCACATTTTCTGGGACTCGTGTCCTCTTTGGAGCTTCTTCGTTTCGTTACAGTTCCGCCTTCAGATAGTATCGCGGTTTCTGGGGCAGCTTAA
- the LOC110884880 gene encoding protein TIC 21, chloroplastic isoform X2: protein MQTFLLPAGRCGSTLRWTPLTVNKPSLSNLHRPHSALNSTHSSPLSFTLFSHHIIHPYQIRNPNHLPSAAFNSASEVSDKAKLTQRLESTSRYFKRLGSLGFWGQLVCTIVAAVILSFSVVITGKITSPATFYATAGGIVAAFLSVFWSFGYIRLSDRLRKTANDPSKAPPRADVVKSLRNGVALNLLGMGAAILGMQATVGLLVAKALTTSANPYYKGISPGSSPVLALDIFLVQASANTILSHFLGLVSSLELLRFVTVPPSDSIAVSGAA, encoded by the exons ATGCAAACTTTTCTACTGCCGGCAGGTCGTTGTGGCAGTACACTCCGGTGGACGCCGTTGACAGTAAACAAACCCTCACTATCCAACCTCCACCGACCTCATTCCGCCCTCAATTCTACTCATTCATCGCCGCTTTCCTTTACACTATTTTCGCACCACATTATTCATCCATATCAaatcagaaaccctaatcatctccCTTCGGCTGCCTTCAATTCCGCCAGTGAAGTTTCCGACAAAGCAAAACTTACTCAG AGATTAGAGAGTACTTCAAGGTATTTCAAGAGATTGGGTAGCCTAGGGTTTTGGGGACAGCTTGTGTGTACAATTGTAGCTGCGGTCATTCTTTCGTTTTCGGTTGTGATCACTGGGAAAATCACATCGCCAGCTACATTCTATGCTACTGCTGGTGGTATTGTGGCTGCTTTCCTCTCGGTTTTCTGGTCTTTTGGGTATATTCGTCTTTCTGATAGGCTTCGGAAGACCGCCAATGACCCTTCAAAG GCTCCTCCGCGCGCTGATGTTGTAAAGAGCTTGAGAAATGGGGTAGCCCTGAATCTTTTGGGTATGGGGGCTGCCATTCTCGGGATGCAAGCCACCGTCGGACTACTAGTGGCTAAGGCCCTCACCACCTCAGCTAACCCTTATTACAAGGGTATATCTCCCGGGAGTAGCCCTGTTCTTGCTTTGGATATTTTCTTGGTCCAG GCGAGTGCAAACACGATCCTGTCACATTTTCTGGGACTCGTGTCCTCTTTGGAGCTTCTTCGTTTCGTTACAGTTCCGCCTTCAGATAGTATCGCGGTTTCTGGGGCAGCTTAA